Genomic segment of Mytilus edulis chromosome 12, xbMytEdul2.2, whole genome shotgun sequence:
ATTGATACACAACGTAAAGAGAATCACAACGAACTATGATCATTAGGTCATGTTAATAGATcatgtataaattatatattgataCATACTCATGTGTTACAAGAATATTCAATGatttttgaatatttcatttatttcttttacctgaaacacaacattatttttaaatagatatacacgtaggaagatgtggtatgagtgtcaatgggacaactctccatccaagtcacaatttataaaagttaaccattataggtcaaagtacggtcttcaacaccgagtctaggctcacaccgaacagcaagctataaagggccccattaaattactagtgtgaaaccattcaaatgggaacacaacggtctaatctataaagtCTAGTTTAGAACCGATAGgatgaaaacataaaaacataGTCATGATCGTAACCCTATGGacataatagtttttttttaatctgattgCATATATCGTAAATAATCGCAAATGCAATTCacagatatatacatgtagaaattCAGCCAGTATACATTTTTAGCCGGTATCAAATATTGAGTAGAATCTGCATAGCATTGCATTGAGAACCTCCTGATATTATACAAGGTTAAATTGAGTCTTGTCTATTAGATTTGttcgaattttttttatattgttagtcattttgtcattttttttttgtcctgaTTTATTGGTCTCTATTCGGCTTATGAGTAAGTTGAATTTTACTTTTAGCATCTTCTGCCTTTTTCAAACAGTAGaagtaaaataatataaatataacagAATAACAAATAATTGTTGACACTAAAACATTTATATCGCAATCTAGAAATGGGTTGTGGTTCTTCTTCAGCTGCTGATGCGCCAAAATCCGAAACTGAAACACAGCAAACAACAACTGCAAGTCCGAAAAATGCCGAAAGCCAACCCAAAGCTGCCTCAGATAAACAACCGGAAGCAAAAAGCGCAAAACAAGAAAATAGCAATGACACGGAGTCTTCTTTCATAGATGATGCTGTGAAAGCACACAATGAATTCAGAGACATGCACGGAAGTCCACATATCACGCATGCTCAAGACTTAACAGATTATTCTCAAAAATGGGCGGAACATTTAGCAAATACTGGAAAGTTTGATCATAGTAAATGTGACTTAAAGGGAGAAAGTATAGGAGAAAACCTAGCAATGATGGGCGGAAGTGGACTTTCAAACAAAAAAGGTAAAACTATCGATCACCTTATAACTTAAATATTAACATTCTGGATATAACGTAAACGCATGGCAAATAATATAGTGCACAAGCCACATTTTCATAGAGAAGCCTTTGTCCGTTGCATATATGTATGCTCGATTTCCAAAATAAGGAAAACTAATTTACAAGACGCGTTTTCCTTGAGTACTCCTCTCAAATCTGAGCGATCCCAAAATAAGGACAATCAAATACATGCCACATTTTTTAGTATTACCATTGTTAGTTACGCTTTGGACTTAAATGAGTACAGATGATACTCATGACACGTTTTCCTAGAGTAACCATGATAATGGTCATTTACGATAGAGTCCAAAACGATGACATTCGATACACATGGCACGTTTGTTTAGAATAACCACGGTCAGCTACGTTCGAACCCAAATTGAGAAGAGCCGATATTCACGTTACACAAGCAACATCTTACGAATAGTACTTTAGAAAGTATTTCATGTAAGATTTCAATTTTCTAAATACAAACATCTATAATTTGCATTATCGTTTCTGATTTAAACATTTCATATATTTATACTCTTTTTCGTGTTAACACCACTATAACAGGTTTTCGCcctgaatacaaaaaaaaaatcgtttaattAACCACTGTTTGTTCAACAGCCTTTCGTCGTCTGTTTCAAATGTACTTGTCTTGATTGACATTCGTAagaattgtttataaaaaaaggggggaattaTAAAAGCTTATTGCATTCTATAAGTTGATATCCCATTTTCCagatctcttttttttaaatggttgttCAACAACTGAGAATAAATAGATgactgacaaaaaaaatatatacaaagacACACATGAAGTTATTATTATGGTTCATTTACCATTACACaattatatgataaaattatttaaacaatcgATATTACAAATTCGTCTGgtgtgaataaaaggagatataaGCATTACGTAAATGAGACAACAACCTATCAATTGCATAACCAAAAGAGATCTAGAGGACATGTCAGCAACGGACGAGGCTCCCGCAGGgtcaaaaacgacctgcgacctctgggctttttagaggcgacttccgacctgagggccttctaaaaacgacctgcgacctgtaaaatttggaaaaaaacgaCCTCCGACCGACTCCTGTCCTCTGTGTTGGGGAAAAACGACCCGTACATTTCCTTTAAAAACGACCTCTCGACGAATTTTAAAGTGACCTTGCGACCTAAGGGGGTACCCTGTGGGAGCCTCATAGACAGGCAAACGCATTATTTGTAAAGATCTATAAATTGTCTTGAGTCTAAACAATTTTGTTAAACAAGTATAGTTCGTTCCATAGAAAATTTGACGGTCTAAAAAGAATAACTATATTGCAGTGTGTACAATGCTTTTTCTTTTGCTTCTGTCAGTCAAATCGATTGCTtgtaaacaatttgaaaaatatgcaCTTACTAGTATACTTCACTTTTCCGTTCGTTTCGTACATATAAATGACATATATATGGTTACAGTTTAGGTTGAATTGTTGAAAGTTTTGAAATAGGTTCAGTTTTTGTGAATGGATCAatttcaaacttagtacacaggTTCATAACATCATAAAGTGAAGAAGTTAATAATGCATATGACAAATAAGGATTTTGAACCAAATATAAACGTTCTCTGAACATGGAAatatgatagtgtgagtgggccTTGTGTTCCTTTTGGATACACATATTCTTgattaatacatgtaaataattacattagatgtatgtttcattataatattttattctgattggctaactgcacatcacgtgttattccgtaagcagttgcattgctcaatacaacttttcattcattataacacgtgctccaacaataaagtgcacaggtgaattaaataataaaatatataaaattcgtgttttcataatcatagctaaaaaatgtaattatgagtattgaatgcttctttttgtaactttatagagttgtaaaagcgttgaccgtgcgtacatttttagcttcatacaaaatgtacttcggtcaacgcttttacaccccaataaatttacaaaaagaagcattcaattcttaaatgaaacttATCAACATTTcattaattatattttacagaGTTACATATATAACCTCCTTTTACTCAGGTTTGCTTGAACTTTCGATGGGTACACTGTTGTGCAAAGAtagaattatttatacatgtgtatatatcttTCTCTGAAATTAAAGATGCATTGTGTAGTACTTTGTGGATCTAACTATGTAATTTTTCATAtaacttcatttatttttagCTCGTGAATATgtgaaaatgtggtatgatgaaATTAAAGATTATCACTATTACGGATCGAATCCGGATATGAACCAGTTTAtgagtaagtaaattttattttgaagtcTAAGTAAAGTCGGTATTGTTTACATCAGATATTCAGTCAATCAATTAATTAAacattatcaaatataaaaaagaagatgtggtacgattgccaatgagacaactatccacaaaagaccaaaatgacacagacattgacaactataggtcaccgtacggccttcaacaatgagcaaagcccataccgcatagtcagctataataggccccgataagacaatgtaaaacaattcaaacgagaaaactaacggccttaattatgtaaaaaaatgaagcaTTTCAAAGTTAGCATTGTGAAAGGACCATCATTTTTGAAGAttaatgaggcccctcatgggggggggtcctagtaatcacataatcaccatttttttgccaatataatcacataatcattaaatatttgcttatctttagtaatcaaaattaataatcataaactaaaaatacagtcctaggtaatcaaataatcatgaaatatttggcttaataatcaaataatcattaaaaaaacggccaagtaatcacataatcaaaaaccccatgagggccctcattaaTGAAAGAGGTACCGAAACATTATGGAACCATTGGCCTAACAAATCACAGGTTCATGATAACAATAGAAATTATCTATAAGTTAAAATAGCCACCCATTATCTGTTCAAATCTTACGGGTAAAATACTGGCCAATTATAACCAAACTACCATTATGTTCAAGTACACTTGGGCCTCAcccattcgtcacaactcggccgattccgtacttTAATCTAAGAGAGTATCGGATTCATACGAAGATTGCCGATTGGGGCCTCACCTAGATTGGTTTAGAAAAAGAGCAACTTACATATAAGACTCATACCCGGCCGTTTTattttttgacaagtttattaaTTCTATATTCCTAAGACTAATTGGATATTCAACGGATAGTGGTCTTAAGCTTATTGTCAATCCCTTCCGCATCTCCGTATTctatataaaagttttattttctgtATGATGTTAAAGGAAAACATTTATatgtgtaaaaattaaaatcacaaaaatactgaactcagagaaaaatcaaatcggaaagtcccttatcacatggcaaaatcaaatgacaaaacacatcaaaaacgaatggacaacaactgtcatattcctgacttggtacaggcattttaaaatgtagaaaatggtggattaaacctggttttaaagcgctaaacctctcactttgtacgacagtctcatcaaactccgttatatttacaatgatgcgtgaactaaacagacatgataaatgaaatagtcaaaatatgggtacaatagtcattatcgtgatacaatTTTTAAAGGAACAATCAAGTTCGCGTGTAGTTAAGATGCGTGTAATGAATAACAACGATGACTTTACATGTAATTGTTCCGCACAAATCCAATTGTTAGCTCTCCAAACTATGAATATTTATACAACGAATCAACTGTACTAATAGTTCCTGGTATAATATCATAAAGTTTCACCTCGAAGGAAAACAAAATCATGTGAATGAAAGGAGATCATGCGTAAACGCATATGAGACAGCAAACGAACAATACAAGTATTGCAACAAAACAAAACGTAATCAATCCTCAATGCTATACAAAGTCATGAAAAAGtacttgatataatataaaatgcttgaaaaattaattaaaacaaaatgcgtATGAAGAGGGTGTTAAAGGATTATTTTTGTgaaacgtgttttgccatttttatttcacgagcagccgtgaaaaaggttcgtttTTTTACCGAATTTCGTAAAattggtaaaaagatcaacgtgcacaACATTTTTAACTGCACGTTCAtagtgaaatggcaattttatttcgcgtcCTTCCATGACGATACCCCCCTTTACGCCCCTCTattaataaaaggagatgtgttGTATGTGAACACgagacatcaacccaacaattgAAATAATAAGACAAAAAGCATTAAAATATCTAAACAATGAAAAACCTGGAGTacgaaaaacttttaaaatcccGACAAAGTACcagttaaaatataaaatacttcGAATTTGAAGATAACAAAAACGCATACAAATTACAGGAGATGCTGGGTAAACTTAAGAGGCAGCAAAATACCAACAACAAACATAAAATATCGTCTTCAACAATATAGGCATGTGTTTGTACCGTCATTTCCCACGGAGTAAACATATATCGATTTTAATTGACTCCGGTATACTAGTTAAGCAAGTTTGATACTTATAATAGTAACATGAGGATTTGacatgagtgcaaatgagacaaccctccatccaagtcacaatgtataaaaaaatacagaCATAGGTCAAAATACGGACTCCAACATGCGAGACTTGCATGTCTTATCAACCTGGAGAAATGGATGTTTTCATTTGTCGACAGTTTTTTTAGTCGACTTTCGATAAAAATTGAGATAGCTATATATTGGCGTTCCGggtaacatttttcaaaagcgtacactaAAACGCCGTGATTGGCTTACAACATCCCAAACGATTGAAATTCAAGCAATAACGTGAATTTGTACCCAATATGGTGTACGCAATTGAATTCGAAATTGCCTAGAGTCCTTTAGAATCCGAAAAGTCGACCTGAACATAGTGTTAATCTTAATGTACGTTATTTCAattcctatatatttttttatgtctcagttaaatatttgatattgagCTTCTTAGCTTCATCTTCATTTTCCCAACAGTTCGAAAACTTTAAAATGCGTCATTAATTATAAGACCCACACAACGATATCTTTTCATATGATACATTTGGGCAGTATAGTATACTACTTTTTAATTATACTAGTTTAATTTAAGTCAGGCAAATTCAAGCACATATACAAAAATCCATatgacaagacaagacaaacagcgctcgtatatacatgtactttggtatagtaacattatatattttaaaaacagtgTTTAGAAAAATTCCTGGGATACCCCATAAAAGCTTATTTATAACTTGTAATCTGTACAATATTTCTTTATTATAAAATGTGATTTTTAACATATTTCAGAATTTGGACATTTTACACAATTAGTATGGAAAGAAGCAAAACAAATAGGAGTTGGCATGGCAATAGCGAAAGGCCAATGTGTAGTTGTGTGTAATTATCGTCCAGCCGGAAACATGATGGGAGATTTTGCCGACAATGTTCCCAAAGCGTTGTAAAGACCCAATATTCAAACATATTCTTTCAAAAATGGCAGTACACTCTATTGAACTCTCGATCATTGTAACATCAGAATGTTGACATTTAGAACATTCATACACATGTCCATCAGACGATTTAGAAGTATGAATGTGTGAATACATTATTCGTTCGTATGATACATTTTTACAGAGCTCGTTGATTAATCAAGATCAtgtttatttaacatatttatattacaatttttaaagattttacctaatttctGTGATACTTTTTGTTTATCTTgtgatacaaatatatatattatttttattattatttagaaGTCTTTTTAATCATCTTTATTATTCTATCAGTCTtcagggagctaccatttgatttataggggggggggggggggggctaggatgaaaaattttgtcctgcctttttattttttactctgtACGGTCCtattttagtttatcctgacttttttttacctaaattgtcgtcctgactttttttttgcaagtgtctcatcctgcctttttgttTTACTCATATATCCTGTCCtgcctaattttttttcaatattgatcctagcctccccccccccccccctaaaaaaatcCAATGATAGCTCCCTTTAGTTTTTTAGTCAACATGCAAATGCAATGCTCGACTCGTTGAAGTGCGAGTTATACAGTGTTAGGGCTACAATTTTGCATAATATGCTTTGATTATTAATTAGTTTGAAAATCTGTCAGGCAAAATGTGTAAGCTCACCTTAAGACATTCAGAAGATTGcatttaatatcttttttctttCTAAGTTGACTCATTTCTGTGATTTCAAATGTTTTCTATACAATTGTTACATTCTAAGttatattattttgttgatttatttattaaaataatatataacgTTGCCGAAAATGATTGTTTCGTTTTAACATCGGCCAGATAACCGTATGTATGCAGAAAGAAAGGACCACTGGGTTATCGCTGGTTTTTTGTTTACtgaatttctatttttaaaaagtttcttgTGCTGGTCGTTGGTgttttcaaatgcattgatccgCTCCTGGCAATGGCGATCGAAGTTTGTTGAAAGGTAATTTATGTTCAGAAATTCAAGTGATGGAGAAACAAGTTCATCAGATCAAACTCTTGaatcaaaaacatatataatttgcTGTAAATACGTCCGCAGACAAAATTGCATACTCATACAGTTGACGACTTTATTCATCCAGAGCGTGACAGTAAatagcatgtcagttaactgctagtagtctgttgttatttatgtattattgtctctttggttacatcttctgacatcagactcggacttctcttgaactgaattttaatgtgcgtagtattatgtgtttacttttctacattggctagaggtatagggggagagttgagatctcataaacatgtttaaccccgccgcatttttgcgcctgtcccaagtcaggagcatctggcctttgttagtcttgtcttattttaattttagtttcttgtgtacaatttggagtttagtatggtgttcattatccctgaactagtatatttttttagggtccagctgaaggacgcatccgggtgcgagaatttctcgctaaattgaagacctgttggtgaccttctgctgttggtttttccatggtcgggttattgtctctttgacacattccccatttccattctcaactttttgtactgacaaaCTCAAGATATtagatagatactttattctctaaaaaactaaatacaagtttacaGAAAAAACATACTATATATAAATGCTGATTTGAAGGCCGTACCCTGACctattataatggtttacttttaaaattggtacttggatggagagttgtttcattggcactcataccacatcttcctttatctatatacaatacatacagtaAAAGGACGTTCAAAATTATGACGGCATGATGTTACTTAACATGTGTAATGAAATTTAAGGTTGAACGcaatagaaagaagaaaaaaatcagtaagatgccttctgctgttgtctgctctatggtcgggttgttgtctctttggcacattccccatttccattctcactttTATTATGCGATTACATTTACACGGATCGACTACATGTAATTTTTTCTATTAATACACTAAATAAAAAACCTAGTTTTCTGATTGTTTTTAAGTATTAAACAGTGAGCAAATTTACATTATATTCGGACTGAAGCAGTATAATTATACAGCACTTTTTTTTACTTCGACGTACACACATAAATAAGCATTTTCACGGCCCTCTGTACGCACTGTATTTGATATTCCAGGCAGTGGCCAAACACAATTGTTTCagaaaggaaacgaaaaaaaaaaatgatgacacacgtttccacaataaagtgcacaggtaaatacaGAAAAACTTGATAGTGATCATGTTTTCAAGATCATAgcgaaaaaaatgtaattattagtATTGAATGATTCTTTAAGTAATTTCATAGGTTAATAAaagtgaatgaatgaatgaagaTAAATAGCATCAGATGTAAACTCCATGAAAATGATTATAGCATTCCTATGAAACCTACAGTATATGGTTCACTTGTAAATAAAGTGTGTGTGTATGATCATGTGTActgtacaaaataatacaatTGTACAGGAAACAAGTCATATTCTTTACACAGAAAACAAGTAAGAAAGACATACGATAGAGAGAATAAtaccagacacaagttggttcctttttcctttttcctttttcgatattcaaattttgaaaatattacaagtccaaactgaattttttttttccttcaaaattttttttcctaaaaatttttttttcctcaaaattttttttcctcaaattttttttttcctcaaaattttttttcctcaattttttttttcctcaatttttatttcctcaaatttttttttcctcaaattttttttttcctcaaaatatttttcctaaaaaagtttttcttcaaatttttttgtcatttccttattcgttttcttttcctttttcgattatcatccttatttgatttccatttccttattcgattttcatttccttattcgattttcttttccttattcggtttct
This window contains:
- the LOC139497186 gene encoding Golgi-associated plant pathogenesis-related protein 1-like; this encodes MGCGSSSAADAPKSETETQQTTTASPKNAESQPKAASDKQPEAKSAKQENSNDTESSFIDDAVKAHNEFRDMHGSPHITHAQDLTDYSQKWAEHLANTGKFDHSKCDLKGESIGENLAMMGGSGLSNKKAREYVKMWYDEIKDYHYYGSNPDMNQFMKFGHFTQLVWKEAKQIGVGMAIAKGQCVVVCNYRPAGNMMGDFADNVPKAL